One Deinococcus sp. Leaf326 DNA window includes the following coding sequences:
- the terL gene encoding phage terminase large subunit, which yields MRQGWPILEPSTPYIHNWHIDVICEHLEAISRGAGTPDGIKRLLVNIPPGHMKSLIINVFWPAWTWLERPWWRAIFTSYDSALVVRDSVKCRDLITSQWYQGFGVKWKLKADQNEKSYYFNTENGFRISLTVGGASTGHRGDVVVVDDPISAINATNPGYRADVINWWDKAMSSRLNNLAHGAFVIIMQRLHEQDLSGHVLANVGTEHAEGGYDHVCLPSEYDGKNRHATSIGWTDPRTEVGELLFPKLFPRQVIEQAKKTLLSDYSGQHQQDPVPADGNVFKPRWWRYWAPRDMPELAQQPIMVKVDDEYYECPVEILPWTLEELRQTPGLFTLSAQSWDMTFGSKSKSASKVVGQVWGSIGARHYLLDQDRGLYDMPESIVQVQAMTTRWPHIAGKLIEAKAFGAAIMQTLRGKLGGMLPVMPHGGKELRARAITPLVAAGDVFLPHPKVYAWMGGLQIRLAAFPAADTDEIDTLSQYLQYANANVAKPSANRGAAQVGPGDVLGDDGEFDDPY from the coding sequence GTGCGCCAGGGCTGGCCCATCCTGGAGCCCAGCACCCCGTACATCCACAACTGGCACATCGACGTGATCTGTGAGCACCTTGAGGCCATCAGCCGGGGCGCCGGCACCCCCGACGGCATCAAGCGCCTCCTGGTGAACATCCCGCCCGGGCATATGAAGTCGCTCATCATCAACGTCTTCTGGCCCGCCTGGACGTGGCTGGAACGCCCCTGGTGGCGCGCCATCTTCACGAGTTACGACAGCGCCCTCGTGGTGCGCGACTCGGTGAAATGCCGCGACCTGATCACCTCGCAGTGGTACCAGGGCTTCGGCGTGAAGTGGAAGCTCAAGGCCGACCAGAACGAGAAGTCCTACTACTTCAACACGGAGAACGGCTTCCGGATCTCGCTCACCGTGGGCGGCGCCAGCACCGGCCACCGCGGGGACGTGGTGGTGGTGGACGATCCCATCAGCGCGATCAACGCCACCAACCCCGGGTACCGGGCGGACGTGATCAACTGGTGGGACAAGGCGATGAGCAGCCGCCTGAACAACCTCGCGCACGGCGCCTTCGTGATCATCATGCAGCGCCTGCACGAGCAGGACCTCAGCGGCCACGTCCTGGCGAACGTCGGGACCGAGCACGCCGAGGGCGGCTACGATCACGTCTGTCTCCCTAGCGAGTACGACGGCAAGAACCGCCACGCCACCAGCATCGGGTGGACTGACCCGCGCACCGAGGTGGGCGAGCTGCTCTTCCCGAAGCTGTTCCCCCGCCAGGTCATCGAGCAGGCGAAGAAAACCCTGCTCAGTGACTACTCGGGTCAGCACCAGCAGGACCCGGTACCGGCGGACGGGAACGTGTTCAAGCCGCGCTGGTGGCGCTACTGGGCGCCGCGCGACATGCCCGAGCTCGCGCAGCAGCCAATCATGGTTAAGGTCGATGACGAGTACTACGAGTGCCCGGTGGAGATCCTCCCCTGGACGCTCGAGGAGCTGCGGCAGACCCCTGGCCTCTTCACCCTGTCCGCGCAGTCCTGGGATATGACCTTCGGCAGCAAGTCGAAGTCCGCGTCCAAAGTGGTGGGGCAGGTCTGGGGCAGCATCGGTGCGCGCCACTACCTGCTTGACCAGGACCGGGGCCTGTACGACATGCCGGAGAGCATCGTGCAGGTCCAGGCGATGACGACCCGCTGGCCGCATATCGCCGGCAAGTTGATTGAGGCCAAGGCCTTCGGCGCAGCCATCATGCAGACCCTGCGGGGCAAGCTGGGCGGGATGCTCCCGGTCATGCCCCACGGGGGCAAGGAGCTGCGCGCCCGCGCCATTACGCCCCTGGTCGCGGCCGGGGACGTGTTCCTGCCCCACCCCAAGGTCTACGCCTGGATGGGCGGCCTCCAGATCCGGCTCGCGGCTTTCCCGGCTGCGGACACCGACGAGATCGACACGCTCAGTCAGTACCTCCAGTACGCCAACGCCAATGTCGCCAAGCCCTCGGCCAACCGGGGAGCAGCGCAGGTCGGTCCCGGCGACGTGCTGGGGGACGACGGCGAATTCGACGACCCCTACTAG
- a CDS encoding DNA cytosine methyltransferase: MRPVNTYVQRVDAYWADAQAERAPDAPTCVSTFAGGGGSSTGYHMAGFREVKAVEWDDHAVDTLGLNYPHLDIYHGDIAAMSVDEVLSKAGLKKGELSLLDGSPPCQGFSLMGGRALDDPRNGLFREYVRLLDGLAPKTFVMENVKGMTLGKMKAVYHEAMTALRGAGPGYRTVSGILNSGYFGVPQLRERLIVIGVREDLGITPTLPAPEMCPPTVREALRGLDSGPTGFQIHANFLTAWGRTLPGRDFSDLHVKGHMFSHTKIHPDKASPTILKTVGVQRDGQANNGLYHWRYPRLLTIPELKRIGSFPDAYQFAESGDAVKDFSNAWARVGNSVPPLMTRAIARHIRATILDRA, encoded by the coding sequence TTGAGGCCGGTCAACACGTACGTCCAGCGCGTGGACGCCTACTGGGCCGATGCCCAGGCCGAGCGCGCGCCGGACGCGCCGACGTGCGTCAGTACCTTTGCTGGAGGCGGCGGCTCGTCGACGGGCTACCACATGGCCGGATTTCGGGAAGTGAAGGCGGTGGAGTGGGATGACCACGCGGTCGACACGCTGGGCCTGAACTACCCGCACCTCGACATCTACCACGGCGATATCGCCGCCATGAGCGTGGACGAGGTGCTCAGTAAAGCCGGTCTAAAAAAAGGGGAATTATCCCTCCTAGACGGCTCCCCGCCTTGCCAAGGGTTCTCTTTGATGGGCGGCCGCGCGCTTGATGATCCGCGCAATGGACTGTTCCGCGAGTACGTGCGGCTGCTCGACGGCCTGGCGCCCAAGACGTTCGTGATGGAGAACGTGAAGGGCATGACGCTGGGCAAGATGAAGGCCGTGTACCACGAGGCTATGACCGCCCTGCGCGGCGCTGGCCCTGGCTACCGCACGGTGTCCGGCATCCTGAACTCCGGGTACTTCGGGGTGCCCCAGCTGCGTGAACGCCTCATCGTCATCGGCGTCCGCGAGGACCTGGGCATCACGCCCACCCTGCCCGCGCCTGAGATGTGCCCCCCGACGGTGCGTGAGGCGCTGCGCGGTCTGGACAGTGGCCCGACCGGGTTCCAGATCCACGCGAACTTCCTGACCGCCTGGGGCCGGACCCTCCCCGGCCGTGACTTCAGTGACCTGCACGTCAAGGGCCACATGTTCAGTCACACGAAGATCCATCCGGACAAGGCCTCGCCCACGATCCTGAAAACCGTAGGCGTGCAGCGCGACGGGCAGGCCAACAACGGCCTGTACCACTGGCGGTACCCGCGCCTGCTCACGATTCCCGAACTCAAGCGGATCGGCAGCTTCCCGGACGCCTATCAGTTCGCCGAGTCGGGGGACGCCGTCAAGGACTTCAGCAATGCCTGGGCGAGGGTCGGCAACAGCGTGCCTCCCCTCATGACGCGTGCCATTGCCCGGCACATCCGCGCCACCATCCTCGACCGGGCCTGA
- a CDS encoding DNA modification methylase — translation MSPLTTAPAPAPEPVRILNVDTALINPASLTLADRNPRRGNVQELVKSFRTNGFWGTVIVDRATGQVLAGNHRVKAAREPAMPEIPVSYIQTDDASHAKRILLADNRLSDIASTDVATLAELLTELQQAPGGLEGTGYTELDLAQFVAELGDGVFQDGLIDEDEVPALPEDEQVVSREGDVWQVGPHRVGCGSSTSAEHVARLMNGALAKLVWTDPPYNVDYEGKTKDRLKIANDAMTPEQFQAFLGALFKTTLDVTAPGACIYVAYAEVEAQNFHGQLRAAGWKYSQTMIWVKNAAVMGRQDYNWRHEPILYGWKPGAGHFFNRDFTQTTVLDETPNYKKMSRDELVTLLEGQRDALATTVVYEDKPNRNDLHPTMKPVRLVQRFLIASSLPGQLVYDPCAGSGTTGVAAHKTNRAACLNDLDPKYVDRIVDRLQQFTGLKAVRQDGQGFDALRAEKGMNA, via the coding sequence GTGAGCCCCCTGACCACTGCTCCTGCGCCCGCCCCTGAGCCGGTGCGCATCCTCAACGTTGACACTGCTCTGATCAACCCCGCTAGCCTGACCCTCGCCGACCGCAACCCCCGGCGCGGCAACGTGCAGGAACTCGTCAAGTCCTTCCGCACCAACGGCTTCTGGGGCACCGTCATCGTCGACCGCGCCACCGGCCAGGTCCTCGCCGGCAACCACCGGGTCAAGGCTGCCCGTGAACCGGCCATGCCCGAGATCCCGGTCTCGTACATCCAGACCGACGATGCCTCCCACGCCAAACGCATCCTGCTGGCCGACAACCGCCTGAGCGACATCGCCAGCACCGATGTGGCGACCCTCGCGGAGCTGCTCACCGAACTCCAGCAGGCGCCCGGCGGCCTCGAGGGCACCGGGTACACCGAACTCGACCTCGCCCAGTTCGTGGCCGAACTCGGAGACGGCGTGTTCCAGGACGGCCTCATCGACGAGGACGAGGTGCCCGCGCTGCCCGAGGATGAGCAGGTCGTCAGCCGTGAGGGCGACGTCTGGCAGGTCGGCCCCCACCGCGTCGGCTGCGGCAGCAGCACGAGCGCCGAGCATGTGGCCCGGCTGATGAACGGCGCGCTCGCCAAACTGGTGTGGACCGACCCTCCGTACAACGTCGACTACGAGGGCAAGACCAAGGACCGGCTCAAGATCGCCAACGACGCCATGACGCCCGAGCAGTTCCAGGCCTTCCTGGGGGCGCTGTTCAAGACGACCCTGGACGTGACGGCGCCCGGCGCGTGCATCTACGTCGCCTACGCCGAGGTCGAAGCGCAGAACTTCCACGGCCAACTGCGCGCGGCGGGGTGGAAGTACTCGCAGACCATGATCTGGGTGAAGAATGCCGCCGTCATGGGCCGCCAGGACTACAACTGGCGTCACGAGCCCATCCTGTACGGCTGGAAGCCTGGCGCCGGCCACTTCTTCAACCGCGACTTTACCCAGACCACCGTGCTGGACGAGACGCCGAACTACAAGAAGATGAGCAGGGACGAGCTGGTCACCCTCCTCGAGGGGCAGCGCGACGCTCTGGCCACCACGGTGGTGTACGAGGACAAGCCCAACAGGAACGATCTGCACCCGACCATGAAGCCGGTGCGGCTGGTGCAGCGCTTCCTGATCGCGTCCAGCCTGCCCGGGCAGCTCGTGTACGACCCCTGCGCGGGCAGCGGGACGACCGGCGTGGCGGCGCACAAGACCAACCGGGCCGCGTGCCTGAACGATCTGGACCCGAAGTACGTGGACCGCATCGTGGACCGCCTCCAGCAGTTCACCGGCTTGAAGGCCGTGCGGCAGGACGGTCAGGGCTTCGACGCGTTGCGCGCCGAGAAAGGAATGAACGCATGA